AGACTAAGACCAATAATATAAACGTCATGGGTAAATCCAAATGCAAACTCAGGTTTGTACCATAAGACTGCATTGGAGCGAACATCAAAGGCTTTACCATATCCTGGCAATACAAGAAATGGTTCTAGTTCACCTAAAGGTGAGAACTGATGCCATACTTTATAATCTAGAATAATTGATGTATGGAACAGTTCATTTGTCATCATCCCTTCCGTAAATCGTAGAGATTTCCACTGTATTATGTTGGTTTGCTTTCCTATATAGCGTGGTTCGTTAAGACGCCAATTTACTGACCCGTGCATTTTACATATTTTAATTGCTTGAGCATCATCCCAATTATATGTATATGTTTTACCAACCTTCAATAGTGCAATTTCTAATAAGCAATCCCAGTTAAAGGAAAGAACAATGTCATGCTCATGAAGTTGACTTGCAAAATCTAGATAGATTTTGGGAATATTCTCTATGGCAGGTGTCTTCTCTGCAATTGTTTTTGAGAGATAAAACCTTAATGCAAGTTTTTCTCTTGAACCTTCTTCTTTCCATCTTTCACCGCCCCCATATTCTCTTAACTCAATGTATTCAAGAAATGTGCATAATTCTGAAAAGTCAACTTTAGCGTAGTCAAGACAACCTTCGTCATAATCTTGAAAACATTCGTGGGCATACATATCAACTCGTTGAAATAGTTCTGGACATTCTTGAGAAAATTTCTGCATTGTTAACTTTAGAAGTTCAGCAGTTAGCGGTATTCCAGCACTTGCGGAGAATCCAGCACCTAAAATAAAAACACGATTTTTCTTAATGTATGACTCGATTTTTTTACCTTTGTATGTTTAGCTATTTATTCAACGAATATTATATATTGCAGAGCTTGGATTTAGATAAATAAACGACCATAAAATAGTTGATTTCAGTGATAGAAATATTTCAAAACATCATTTAATTTTGTAAAGTTTATGATAAAAAAACTACTTGATATAGCAAGAGGTGAAATTAGATTCCAACATTATGATCAAATGAAGTGCTTTTCATATCCATAGAATTGTGCTACATCTAACTCCTTATCGTATTATGTATTTAATACCATATTTTTTTAGCAAAATATACTATTATGTTTATAATAGTATATTGATTTTGCGGCGAAAACCTCCGATAGCTATTTAGGGTATTATATTAGGTTAGTTTTTTGATTTATGTGCTGATTAATACGTTTGGTGATGCATGGTTATCAGATCTGCAAAATCACTCTGATCTGCTTTTTTAAGTGCTTGTATGTAATCACTGCGTTTTGGATTTTCTTTTGCCAATAAATCCTCTTGCCACTTAACAGGCATAAGTCCATTTTGACGTAAATAGATATTAGCAAGCATACGACTCCATCTACCATTCCCATTAGAAAAAGGGTGAATGAAAACGGCTCTGTGATGAATACGTGCAGCAATTTCATAATGATCATACGTTTTATGTTTAACCCAAAAGGCTAAATCATCTACTAACTTTTTAAGTTCCATTGGTACGAGATAAGCTTTGATACCAATTGATAGTTCATTATGACGAAGCTTCCCTGCCCAATCCCATACATTGCAAAACATCTCCTCATGGAGCTTTAACATCCAATCATAAGAGAATGGGGCTTCTTTTTTGGAAGGTGGTGCTGATAAATACTTTAGGGTTGCAATAGCAATATTTTCAGCCTCTTTAATATAAATATCGCTTAACATATAGGTCTTATTTTTGGGGAGCTTTAATCCTGAGAGATCATGATAGGGTGTCGCATCATCAATGGGTTTTGTACTATCAATCATTAAGCTACCCACAATCTTTTTTTATATTCACCGCTCAAAAATGCTTGTTCAAACCCAGCAATCATCTTCTCAAGGACTTCTTTTTCTAACCCTTGCATTTCAAGTGCCGAGGTACTTTGAACCAGTGATGCCATGAATTGTGCTTTTTGATGAGCTCTATTTTTTTGTAGCTGTTCGAAAGGAACAACTTCATTACCTGCAAAATCAAGTCCTAAAATATTGGTAATGCTTTCAACTGTGCTTAACTTTACATCATCGCCTGCAAAGAAACGATTAACAGTTCTCATACCTAGTTGACTTAGCTTAGCAAGGTTTTCTAAACTGATTTTGAGCTGTTTGCGTCGTTGTTCAATTTTTTCAACCAGTTGATTTCTCATCATAATTCATCCTTTATAAAATTATGCCATAAATGGCATAATAAATCAAAGTATAAAGTCATTAATAATGGAGTAGGGTGTCACCTAAAGTGTCACCAAAAATGCGTAAATTAGTAGGTATTAGCGTTATTTGT
Above is a genomic segment from Sulfurospirillum halorespirans DSM 13726 containing:
- a CDS encoding mobile mystery protein B, with amino-acid sequence MIDSTKPIDDATPYHDLSGLKLPKNKTYMLSDIYIKEAENIAIATLKYLSAPPSKKEAPFSYDWMLKLHEEMFCNVWDWAGKLRHNELSIGIKAYLVPMELKKLVDDLAFWVKHKTYDHYEIAARIHHRAVFIHPFSNGNGRWSRMLANIYLRQNGLMPVKWQEDLLAKENPKRSDYIQALKKADQSDFADLITMHHQTY
- a CDS encoding helix-turn-helix domain-containing protein; its protein translation is MMRNQLVEKIEQRRKQLKISLENLAKLSQLGMRTVNRFFAGDDVKLSTVESITNILGLDFAGNEVVPFEQLQKNRAHQKAQFMASLVQSTSALEMQGLEKEVLEKMIAGFEQAFLSGEYKKRLWVA